AATGACAGATTAACATATATATTTTCAGCCCAATCATCAAAAACTGGGCAATGTACTTTGTTTGGCACGTGGTCAGGCAATTGGACACAGAACGAATCACAATCAGTAATAACAAATATAGCATTTAATTTTACAAACTTGACATTTGCGCAAACTGGAACAAACTATACTTGGGGAATGAACTGTTCAGATGTTTCAGGTAATCCCGGTTTAGGAATAAATTATTCATTTGTTACTTTAGAAACAGCTACGTCTTCAGCAACCCCGTCTGCCAGTAGCGGAACTACAACATTACCTGGTCCAACACCAACACCGGCCCCAATTATAATACCTCCCGCCCCTATTGTTGAAGTAGTGCTGGAAGAACCAACTATAACCGAAATCGTAACAGAAGACACCACTGAAGTTATAATTGATAATCCTTATTCGCCTATACTCTCCATTTTAGCCGAGGGTACAAATGGCGCATCAATTGCAGACTTAATTGATTTCCAAGACCTTCCGGAAACTAATTCAAATTTTACTCAGTTTCAAGACTTATTTGCATTTAGGCCCAAAATAAATTTTACAAAAATAACTTTAGGTTTGGGTTATATCTGCGCGGGTCCAAGGCACGCAGTAATGAAATGTTTAGATTGGGACTATGAAAATGGCATTTGTATAAACGAGAGCACTTGGGAAGTATTCCAATGGTTACCTCAAGGATTACACCCAGTTAATTTAACATTGCTTGCGCAAGATCCCGGATTAGGTGTTGGTCCAAGTCCATATACACCATACTGTGGAGATAGTTACTGTGATCCCAATGAAAACAAACAAACCTGTGGCTTTGATTGCGGTATAGGCATACAATTATCCTTCTTTGAAAAATTATACTACTGGTTTACAGGAACGCAACCTATAACCGGTTACGCAGTTGCAGAACCAATATATCAATGTGTAGAAGACTGGGACTGTAGTAAATGGACAAGATATAATTCAACTGGAACTAGAACAAGATTCTGTATAGATAATAATGCTTGTGGAACTAGTCTCACAAAACCAATAACTGAAGAAATTTGTCAATACAGTGATAGACCTACTGAAGAAAAACCAATTGTAATATTTGTATTAAAAGATTATCTAACAATGTTATTGCTCTTATTACTGCTTGTAATAATTACTTATAACAATTACTTATCTTATCAAAAACAAAGCGCTATTGTTTACCAGTACAAATCTTACTTTGACATATTAATTGAATCACTTATAAAATTCAGGAAATATTTAGCGACACAAAGAATCAAAGCTCAAAAAGCAAGTGAAGAAAGGTCTAAAGATTATATGTACCTACGTAGAAGTGTCAAAATAAAAACATTAAACAAAGTAGATAAGATCAAAGGAACTTTAATTTGTACTTATTTAAAATTCACAAATGCATTTAAAATATTCTCAATAGTGTTTATATATTCAATTGTTGCATTGTACAGCTTTATCCATTTATTTATTTATAAAATTAAGATATCCTTAATAGAATTATGTAATTATTACATTTCAAAAGTTAATAATTATAAAGCATATTTAATAAAGTTAAAAAAAGAAAAAGCTCAAAAAGCAATGCTTATCAAGGCAAGAGCTACTAGACTTCATAATATTAGAGTTAAAAAATATATGCTCTGGCGCAGAAATATTAAAGTTAAGTTTAACAATCGCATGGAAAAATTATCAATATGGTCTCAGGAGATTGTTAAATCTTCTAAAAAGCAATTGATACAAAATATTAACTCAACAATTAAATCTATCAAAGTCCCATTTATTTTATTACAACATAATATTAAACTACAAAAATTAAAAGCTGAAAGAGCTGAAAAACAAAGAGCGCATGAATTAATACTTAAACAAAAACTCCACGAAAAGTTACAACAAAAGTTAGAGAAACAAACTGACCTTGAATTAAAAAGAAATAGAGCTAAAGAACTTTATCTGTTGCATAAACAACAAAAAGTGGAAGAACTTGCATTTAAAAATGAAAAAGCAAAAAAACTATTACAAAAACGTGAGCATGAATTGCAAGTCAAACGTGAATATTCCAGAGTATGGTACGCTGCTAATAAATTAAGGTTATTGATTAAACCATATGTTAAGAATTTTAGGTTAAAACATAGAAAGCAATTGGCTCGAGAACATCCATTTAAAGAAATATCTCTCAATACAACCAATTTTGAAAAACTTGATAAACAAATTACACGATTAAAAGAAACTACTTTTGAGTTATACAGGCCTTATCAAACCAAAAAGGTTTCAGCAAGAAAACCATTGGCAATAACAACAAGGACAAAATATGAAGAACCAAATTATATTTCAAAACTTAATGATCAGATTGATGAGAGATTAAAGTCAGTGATCCCTGTTAATCTGAATTATAAAATTAAGGATTATAGAACTAGAAAAACAAAGATAATTTCTAAAAAACCGTTATTAAATATGACTAAAATTAAAATCCCGACTTATTTAATCAGGCTAAACTGCCAGTTAAAATATAGATTTAATCATTTAATTAACCGCGCAAAAAATTATACTTTGACTAAGAAAAAATTAATCCCGCAGGATTCAATAAGATTAGGAGTTAAAACTTCTCTTTCAAAGAGATCAGCAAGGCTAAAGAGACTTGAAAAACAATTCAAAACTTTAAGCTGGACAAAGCTTAATCATCCAAAAACATTTAGGTTAGGTGAACAAAAGAAATATGTATCTCCAATAAATTTAATTCCTAAACATAGCGTTGCAAAACCCGTACATATCCCATTTTTTAAGAAGCTAACTCAAAAGCTTAATATACAACCAACTTTCAAATTGAAAAAGAAACTAACTCTAAATAGGCCTTTAATTATGAAAAGTTTCCATAAACCCAATTCCAAACTTGACTGCGCATTAGATAGAATCAATTTAGAAATCGATAAGATTAATCTCAATATTGAACCTCAAAAATCATTCAATCTTCAGAAAAAACGATATCCGAAAGTGCGCATTTTATCCATTAAAAAACCCCAAATATCCAAACGATTAGAAAAACTAGAAAAAAAGTTAAATCAAAAAATTAAAAATATCTCTTTTAAAAAATAAAGTTTATATACTTTAAAAAATGAAATTAACAAATGTCTGGGAAAAATAGTATAAAACTTGTAATTTTTGATTTTGATGGTTGTATAGCCAATGTAGAAAAAGCTATTAAAGAAGGTTCTCAGGAGTTAATTTTGAAATATGTAAAAACTAATATTGATGTTGAAAAAATTGCTAGAAATGAAGGCATGGCTGTTCTTATTAAAAAATCAGGCATTTCATATTGGAAAGTCCCTAAAATAGTTAGAAAGTTTCGCAAAATAATAAGTAAAACGATTATATCTGCAACTCCTTACAACGGGATACCTAAATTACTTAGTGATTTAAATAAAAATTATACCGTGGGGATTGTTACATCAAATTCAAAAAAAAATGTAAACAAATTTCTAAAAAAGTTTAAATTAACCCCTAATTTTCATTTTGTGAAAACTAATATTTCTTTATTTACAAAAGCCTGGTGGTTATGGATTTTAATCAAAAAACATGGATTTAAAAGAAATGAAACAGTGATAGTTGGTGACGAAGTCCGTGATATTGAAGCAGCCAATAAAGTTGGCGTGAAATCAATTGCAGTAACTTGGGGGCTTAATACTAAAAAATTATTAAAACATTCAAATCCAGACCATATTGTTGATAAACCTTCAGACATATTAAAAATAATTAATCAGATGTAGTATCCTCCTCAGGCTCTAACAACTCTTCTAAATTTTCTTCCTTATCTTGAGTTATTTCAGGTTTTGGAAGCAATGGGAAACTTCCCGGTAATTGAAAATCATTTTTATATTCAACTTTTCTTAATAATAATGTTTCTTCTTTTTTCTGTTGAATTCGAATTTTCCAATCTTGGTATAAATGATTTTTCCATTTAATAAAAGAATTTTTCAACCACCATGGAAAATTTAATACCGTACCGCAAACTTCGTCTTCGTTTTCTATTTTATATGTTCTATATAGGCCTTCAATAACGGTTATCAAACCAATGCCTGCTAACAAAAGATTTGAAGTCAAAATTCCTACGCCATACATTGTAGTTCCAGCAGTAATTTCAGTTAAACTAGAGGTTAGGCTATAATGGGTAGGCTCATCTCCATTTTTCTCTGCAATTTGTCGTTGCTGTTGAGCGGTTTTCCATCCATGTATTAATCCCTTATATCCTAGGTGAGCATAATTTTTAATTCTTTCAATCCCCATTTCAACGTTATTAAAAACAATATCTCCAAGACCATTTATTTCTTGAGAAATAGATAAACTTTCTTGCGCTTGTTTAATTTTTTCTTCTAAATTATCCCTTCTCTGTTTTTTAACAGCTTTTATTCTGTCGATTTTGAGTATTTTAATCTTTTCTCTTAAAAAAGCAATATTCTGGTCAATTATATCTTCTTTAAGTTCCCAGGTTTTACTTTGAAATGGTTGCAGACAAATACTTTTAGCCACATCATGTAATGCAATGCCATACTCTCCCCGGCTTAGATTTAACAGCGCTTTGTAATAATAACCCAAAAATTCAAAACTACCTGCTTTTTTGTTAAATTCCATATCGTTAATAGTTTGTTTTTCCATAATTAAGTCAATATTAGCTTCTGCTCCAATATAATCTCCTTCTTCGATGAGTGCGGGGATTTCAAAACACAATTCATTAACATCCCATGGAATTATTTTAATATCACTCTCTGAATATTTTCTCTCAAATATATAGCCTTTTAAGCTTTTGTTAAAAATCCCTCTTGCTTTTTTTTTCTTCCTCCTTAGTTCAATAGCAGTTTTATGTTCATACTTAAGCAGCAAATACTCTTCTTTTTTTATTGCAAGTTCAAGACCCTCTTCAATTCCTTCATAATCTTTTTTTCTAATGCGTATACTCTCTTCACAACACTTAATTAAACCATCAATTGCAGGTAAACAAAATTGATCATTTTTTAACACTTCATGATATAATTCTGAACTTCCTGGCCAGTTACTTTGATGATTTAATATGTCTGCAAGATTTAATTTTGCACGGTCATTGTTTGGATTTTTTTCAATGCTTTTTTCATAATATAATATTGCCTGATTAAGTTTTCCTTCGCTTTCATATATCATTCCATAGCCATTGAATGCTTCAGACAATATCCCGGGATAATCTTGAAAATGTTGCAATATTTGTTGATAAAATTGTGTTGCCGTTTCAACCATCCCTTTTAATGACGCGATTTCTGCTTTTTTCAATATGACCGGTCCAACTTTTTCACCGTAATCTACTACATAGAAACTATTATATTCTTTTCTTTTCTCTTCATCATTTAATATTTCTCTCCCTAACTGAAATATTTTTTCTTTGAGTTCATAATCTCTATTACTCAAAAACTCAAGAGATTTATCACTAAATTCAATTTCAGAAACTTCTAAATGCACAAATGGGTCCGGTCTGTCATACAATGAATATAAATCTATTATTTTACCATTTTCCTTAATCAATATCTCCCAATTAACGGGTAATTGATAATTATATCTGCTCATCAAGAAATACTATAAAAGGAAGGAGATTTAAATAATTAACTACCCTTAAATGAGAACTTATTCTCCTTCAAATTCAACGAGATTAAAAACTTTGTAACCTGCATTTTCTAGTTTTTTCTTTCCCCCTATATCCGGCAAATCTATGATGAAACTGCATTCAACGATTTTTCCCCCCAGTTTTTGGACTAGTTTAGCTGCAGCTAAAGC
This sequence is a window from Candidatus Woesearchaeota archaeon. Protein-coding genes within it:
- a CDS encoding tetratricopeptide repeat protein; the encoded protein is MSRYNYQLPVNWEILIKENGKIIDLYSLYDRPDPFVHLEVSEIEFSDKSLEFLSNRDYELKEKIFQLGREILNDEEKRKEYNSFYVVDYGEKVGPVILKKAEIASLKGMVETATQFYQQILQHFQDYPGILSEAFNGYGMIYESEGKLNQAILYYEKSIEKNPNNDRAKLNLADILNHQSNWPGSSELYHEVLKNDQFCLPAIDGLIKCCEESIRIRKKDYEGIEEGLELAIKKEEYLLLKYEHKTAIELRRKKKKARGIFNKSLKGYIFERKYSESDIKIIPWDVNELCFEIPALIEEGDYIGAEANIDLIMEKQTINDMEFNKKAGSFEFLGYYYKALLNLSRGEYGIALHDVAKSICLQPFQSKTWELKEDIIDQNIAFLREKIKILKIDRIKAVKKQRRDNLEEKIKQAQESLSISQEINGLGDIVFNNVEMGIERIKNYAHLGYKGLIHGWKTAQQQRQIAEKNGDEPTHYSLTSSLTEITAGTTMYGVGILTSNLLLAGIGLITVIEGLYRTYKIENEDEVCGTVLNFPWWLKNSFIKWKNHLYQDWKIRIQQKKEETLLLRKVEYKNDFQLPGSFPLLPKPEITQDKEENLEELLEPEEDTTSD
- a CDS encoding HAD-IA family hydrolase, whose translation is MSGKNSIKLVIFDFDGCIANVEKAIKEGSQELILKYVKTNIDVEKIARNEGMAVLIKKSGISYWKVPKIVRKFRKIISKTIISATPYNGIPKLLSDLNKNYTVGIVTSNSKKNVNKFLKKFKLTPNFHFVKTNISLFTKAWWLWILIKKHGFKRNETVIVGDEVRDIEAANKVGVKSIAVTWGLNTKKLLKHSNPDHIVDKPSDILKIINQM